The DNA sequence AGGGTTTTCAAAAGTACCACTACGGTCAATTGCCCCATTTAATGCTTCAGCTCCACCAAAACGGTCAGCTAAATACATATACCACAATGAACCCGTCCACCGGTCACGGTTTCCTAATGCGATTGGCGCAACACCATTACCTGCTAACGTTTCAACTACGTTTAAGAACTCTTCATATGTTTCTGGTACCTCAAGGCCGTTTTCAGCAAAAATTGCTTTATTATAATAGATAGGTACAATGTTTAACTCAAGTGGTAATGCATATTTTTGTCCATCCACTTCATATGCCTCAAGCGTACCTGAAACAAATGAATTTTCTAAATCTCCATCTAAAATATCATTTAAAGGAGAGAATAAGTTTCCTTTTACATAAGGATCTAAGAAACCAGCAGGCCATGTCATTCCAACATCAGGTAATTGATTGTTAGAAGATACAACTTGAAGTTTACTTTTATATTGCTCGTTTTCAAGTACTTCTTGCTCAATTGTCACGTGTGGGTTGTCAGCTGTGAATTGGTCAATAATTTCATTTACAATTTTGTTTTGTCCAGCTGAACCTCCAGCAGGCCATAAATGCATAAAGTTAATTGTAACAGGTTCCTTACCTTCTTCTGCAGCTGGCTCTTCTGTCGTATCATTGTTAGCGTTCTCATTTTCAGCAGGACCTGTGTCAGTTTCTGTTCCGCCACAAGCAGCTAAAAGTAGAGCAAACATAACAACTAGTGCGATTAGCCATGTATGCGCTTTCTTTGTCATTTCTAAAACCCCCATATCTAAGTTTTTACTACACCCTAAGTCTATCACCCAAGCCATTTGGCAAATAGGTAACTATGATTGGGGGAAATTCCACTTTTATTGGTATCTTGCTAGAATATTTGGTTTTAATAGGAAAATAGATTTTGTCATTTTTATGTAGTGACTTTCAATTAGCTCGTCTTTGTTTCTTGTTTTCTATACTGACTTGGTGTTACCCCTTCATAATCTTTAAACATTTTAATAAAATACTTAGAAGTATGATATCCGACCTCCTCAGCTATTTCTGCCACAGACATCTGCGTTTGATACAGTA is a window from the Bacillus alkalicellulosilyticus genome containing:
- a CDS encoding extracellular solute-binding protein — translated: MTKKAHTWLIALVVMFALLLAACGGTETDTGPAENENANNDTTEEPAAEEGKEPVTINFMHLWPAGGSAGQNKIVNEIIDQFTADNPHVTIEQEVLENEQYKSKLQVVSSNNQLPDVGMTWPAGFLDPYVKGNLFSPLNDILDGDLENSFVSGTLEAYEVDGQKYALPLELNIVPIYYNKAIFAENGLEVPETYEEFLNVVETLAGNGVAPIALGNRDRWTGSLWYMYLADRFGGAEALNGAIDRSGTFENPALIDAAKEIQTLVDMNAFNRGFNGLSNDEGKQEFLNETAAMYLMGSWELPNFTLTEDIPQEFRDNVGFFKFPMIEGGAGDINSWVGGPGVGLFVAENSDVKEEAKAFAKFFAEKWGEQSVTGAGVIPATVVDTSTLDLPELYISVLNELGNASNITLFADVQMSSGVAETHLNMIQSLFGKEVTPEDFAKTHEEALAAEE